GCTCTCGGGCGGCGAGAAGGCCCTGACGGCCATCGCCCTGGTGTTTGCCATCTTCCAGCTCAACCCGGCGCCGTTTTGCCTGCTCGACGAGGTCGATGCGCCGCTGGACGACGCCAACACCGAGCGCTACGCCAAACTGGTGTCGGCCATGAGCAGCGGCACGCAGTTCCTCTTCATCAGCCACAACAAAATCGCCATGGAAATGGCCCAGCAACTCATTGGCGTGACCATGCAGGAGCAGGGCGTTTCACGTATCGTCGCGGTCGATATGGAATCGGCCCTGTCCATGGCCGAGATGGCCTGAAAATAGCAACCATGAGCACCTTGCAACTGAGTCTGGCAATCATTGGCGGCATTGTGTTGGCCGTGATCGTTGCCTACAACGCCTGGAACACCCACCGCAACCAACCGCGCCGTGCCCAGCCCGAGAGCGCCCCCGTACCGCCGCCCGAGGCGGATGAGGCACTGGCGCCCGGTCTGCGCGCCGAGCCCGCGTTCGACGCCCCTTTTGGCGCCAGCGGTGTGCCCGTCACGCCCGCCAGCCGGCGCGAGCCGGGCCTGGCCGAGGCCCCAGCCGGCGCCATGGGCGTGCCCCCGGCGGCTCTGGAGCGGGACGCAGACGACGAAGATGCAGCCGCGCAGGTGCTCGCCGCCAGCGCCGCGCACGCTGCGCCGGTGCACGATGCGCTGCTGCAGCGCGCGGGCGCCGCGCACGCCAAAATCCATCTCGACCCGCTGATCGACGCCATGGCCTCGCTGCTGGTTGAAAACCTGGTCTCTGGCGAAGCCGCCCTGGCCGCCATGCCCCCCACCCAGCGCGCGGGCAGCAAGCCCTTTGCCATCGAAGGCTTCAACGCCAGCAGCCAGCTGTGGGAGGCGCCGCAGCCAGGCCAGCGCTACATGGCCTTCCAGGCCGGGGTGCAGCTGGCCAACCGCACCGGGGCGCTGACGCAGATCGAGTTTTCTGAATTCGTCGCCAAGACCCAGGCGTTTTGCGACAGCCTGGGCGCCGCCCCCGAATTCCCCGACATGGCGCACGAAGTGGCGCGCGCACGCGAGCTTGACCAGTTCGCCAGCGGCCACGACGCCCAGCTCTCGTTCCTGCTCTGCGCCCGCCAGGCCGCCTGGAGCCCGGGCTACGTGCAGCAAAGCGCCGCGCGCCTGGGCTTTGTCGCTGGCGCCATGCCAGGGCTGCTGCAGCTGCCCAGCTCCACCCCCGGGCACGCGCCCCTGCTGCAGCTGTCGTTCGACCAGCACGCTGCCCTGGCCGACGACATGGACCAGTCGGCCGTGCGCGAACTCAACCTGAGCCTGGACGTGCCCCAGGTCGCGCGCGCCGAACGCCCGCTGGAGCGCTTGCGCGAAGTCGCCCAGGCCCTGGCCGATAGCATGGATGCGCTGCTGTGCGACCAGGACGGCACCCCCTTGCCCAGCATGGCAATGGACGCCATCGCCGCCGACCTGGAGCAGCTCTACGACCTGCTCGACGGGCGCGAGCTGTGCGCCGGCAGCCCGCTGGCGCGGCGCCTGTTCAGCTAAGCGCCATGGGCCATCAAACCGATCTTTTTGGTGCCTCTGATGAGGCGCCAGCGCCCGCCATTCCAGCGCGAGTAGCTATCAAAATAGAAGTACTGCGCGAGCAGCTCAACCGCTGGGCGCACGAGTATTACGTGCAAGACGCCCCCAGCGTGCCCGACGCCGAGTACGACCGCGCGTACGCCCAGCTGCAAGCGCTCGAAGATGCTTACCCCGCCCTCATCACGCCAGAGTCACCCACGCAGCGGGTGATTGGCGCCGTCATGCCCGGCCTGGCCAGCGTGCGCCACGCCCTGCCCATGCTCAGCATCCAGACCGAGACGGACACCGAGGCCAGCGGCGCCCAGGCATTCGATGCCCGCGTGCGCCGCGAGCTGGGCCTGCACGAGGGCGACGCGCCGGTGCAGTACGTGGCCGAACCCAAGTTCGACGGCCTGGCCATGAGCCTGCGCTACGAAGGCGCTCGCCTGGTGCAGGCGGCCACGCGCGGCGACGGTGAGGTGGGCGAGGACGTGACGCACAACATTCGCACCATCCGCCAGATACCGCTGCAGCTGCCCGCCGATGTGCCGGCGCTGCTCGAGGTGCGCGGCGAGGTCTATATGGCGCGCGCCGATTTCGAGCAACTCAACGCGCGCCAGCGCGAGAAGGGCGAGAAAACCTTCGTCAACCCGCGCAACGCCGCCGCCGGTGCGGTGCGCCAGCTCGACGCCGGCGTGGCTGCGCAGCGCCCGCTGTCGTTCTTCGCCTACGGCCTGGGCGCCGTCACGCCCGGGGAGGAGGGCGGCCCGGCCTGGAGCCGCCATTCGGACCTGCTGCAGCAGCTCAAAACATGGGGATTTCCGGTCTCAAGCCTTGTGCAGCAAGCGCGAGGTGCTACTGAATTAATAGCATATCACCAACGCATTGGTGCCCAGCGCGATGGCCTGCCGTTCGACATCGACGGTGTGGTTTACAAGGTGGACAGCCTGGCGCTGCAGCGCCAGCTGGGCTTTAAAACGCGCGAGCCGCGCTGGGCCGTGGCGCACAAATACCCGGCGCAGGAGATGGCGACGCGCATCGAGGCGATCGACATCCAGGTCGGGCGCACCGGCAAGCTCACGCCGGTGGCGCGCCTGGCACCGGTGTTCGTCGGCGGCGTGACGGTGACCAACGCCACGCTGCACAACCTGTTTGAAATCCGCAAAAAAGGCGTGCGCCTGGGCGACGCCGTGATCGTGCGCCGCGCGGGCGACGTCATCCCCGAAGTCGTCGGGCGCCTGCCCGGCCCACGCCCGGCCTACGTGCCCAACTTCCGGATGCCGG
This DNA window, taken from Acidovorax sp. HDW3, encodes the following:
- a CDS encoding cell division protein ZipA C-terminal FtsZ-binding domain-containing protein, encoding MSTLQLSLAIIGGIVLAVIVAYNAWNTHRNQPRRAQPESAPVPPPEADEALAPGLRAEPAFDAPFGASGVPVTPASRREPGLAEAPAGAMGVPPAALERDADDEDAAAQVLAASAAHAAPVHDALLQRAGAAHAKIHLDPLIDAMASLLVENLVSGEAALAAMPPTQRAGSKPFAIEGFNASSQLWEAPQPGQRYMAFQAGVQLANRTGALTQIEFSEFVAKTQAFCDSLGAAPEFPDMAHEVARARELDQFASGHDAQLSFLLCARQAAWSPGYVQQSAARLGFVAGAMPGLLQLPSSTPGHAPLLQLSFDQHAALADDMDQSAVRELNLSLDVPQVARAERPLERLREVAQALADSMDALLCDQDGTPLPSMAMDAIAADLEQLYDLLDGRELCAGSPLARRLFS
- the ligA gene encoding NAD-dependent DNA ligase LigA, which codes for MGHQTDLFGASDEAPAPAIPARVAIKIEVLREQLNRWAHEYYVQDAPSVPDAEYDRAYAQLQALEDAYPALITPESPTQRVIGAVMPGLASVRHALPMLSIQTETDTEASGAQAFDARVRRELGLHEGDAPVQYVAEPKFDGLAMSLRYEGARLVQAATRGDGEVGEDVTHNIRTIRQIPLQLPADVPALLEVRGEVYMARADFEQLNARQREKGEKTFVNPRNAAAGAVRQLDAGVAAQRPLSFFAYGLGAVTPGEEGGPAWSRHSDLLQQLKTWGFPVSSLVQQARGATELIAYHQRIGAQRDGLPFDIDGVVYKVDSLALQRQLGFKTREPRWAVAHKYPAQEMATRIEAIDIQVGRTGKLTPVARLAPVFVGGVTVTNATLHNLFEIRKKGVRLGDAVIVRRAGDVIPEVVGRLPGPRPAYVPNFRMPAQCPVCASHVVRERGEMNHRCSGGLFCPAQRKQALLHFASRRAMDVEGLGEKLVDQLVDADLVRQLPDLYRLDLPTLAALPRMAEKSAQNLLAALQASKKTTFARFLYSLGIRHVGEATAKDLARHFGKLDALAQASAEDLLQVSDVGPVLAQAVVDFFAEPHNRSVLQQLLACGIAWEAPAADAPQPLAGQTVVLTGTLPSLGREQAKALLEAAGAKVAGSVSAKTHYVIAGAEAGSKLTKAQQLGVKVLDEEGLRALLGMG